GAGCTGCTGACGACGGACCACGCCTACAACGCGTGCCGGAACGCGATCGAGTTCGCCGCCGGTCGGGCCGGCGCGCGCGTCGTCGTCGCGCCGGTCCCGTTCCCGATCGACGGGCCGGACCGGGTCGTCGAGGCGGTGCTCCAGCACGTCACGCCGCGGACGCGGCTGGCGGTGCTGGACCACGTAACCAGCCCGACCGGGCTCATCTTTCCGATCGCGCGCCTGGTGGCCGAGCTGGCCGGGCGCGGCGTGGACACGCTCGTGGACGGGGCCCACGCGCCGGGAATGCTGCCCCTCGACGTCCGCGCCATCGGCGCGGCGTACTACACGGGTACCTGCCACAAGTGGCTCTGCGCGCCCAAGGGCGCAGCCTTCCTCTACGTGCGGCGCGACGCGCAACCGGCGATCCGCCCGCTCGCGATCAGCCACGGCGCCAACTCGCCGCGCACCGATCGCCCGCGCTTCCACCTCGAGTTCGACTGGACCGGCACCGACGACCCGACGCCATACCTCTGCGTGCCGGAGGCCGTCCGGTTCATGGGCTCGCTCCTGCCCGGCGGCTGGCCCGCCCTCATGGCGCGAAACCGGACCGTCGCTCTCGACGCCAGGGCGACCCTCTGCGAGACCCTCGGGGCGCCCCTCCCGTGCCCCGACGCGATGATCGGCTCGCTCGCCGCGCTCCCGCTCCCCGACGGCTCGTCGGTGCCGCCTGTGCCGCGCGCCGGCCGCGACCCGCTCCAGGCTGCGCTGCTCGAACGCTTCAGCATCGAGGTGCCGATCATGGCCTGGCCCCGCCCGCCCAGGCGACTGATCCGAATCTCGGCGCAGCTCTACAACAGCGCCGCCGACTACCAACGCCTGGCTCGAGCCCTCGCCGAGCTTCTGGGGAGCTGAAGTACTCCTTTCTTGACACGGCGTCCCTGAACGCCCTACGGTGGGTTCATGGCGGACCGGCTTCTCTATTTCCGGGGCTCAGCCGCGGCCCGGCTCGCGGATCGGCTGCCGGAGATGTATGAGCGGGTTCCGCTGAGTGCGACGCCCCCCGACCGGGCGGACATCGGCCCTTCCGCCGTGCTCCTGGTGGATGCCAACGCGAATCACGTCGCGCGCGCCCTCGCGCTCCGCGCAGCGAACCCCACCCTGGAGCTCATCGTCGTCGGCGACCCCGACAACCTGCCGGCGATCCCCTCGGACCAGATTTACGCCTATGTCACCAGGAGGGCGTCCACGCTCAGCCTGGCCAAGACCGTGGCCAACGCCTTCGCCCACATCCGGCTGCGGCAGGAGCAGGAGCAGACCCGGACCGATCTCGCCCGGCTCACCACGGAGCTCCAGGAGCTGAATGACATCGGCATCAGGCTCTCGGCCGAGCGCGACACCGACGCCCTCCTGGAGCTGATCCTGACCAAGGCCCGCGAGATCACCCGGAGCGATGCCGGGTCGCTCTACCTGGTCGAGGAGGACGAGGCCGGAAACCGGCGTCTGCGCTTCAAGCTCGCTCAGAACGACAGCATCCAGGTCCCGTTCAGAGAGTTCACGATGCCGATCAGCTCCCAGAGCGTGGCGGGGCACGTGGCGCTCACGGGCCAGATCCTGAATCTGGAGGACGCCTACTTCCCGCCGCCGGGCTCACCCTTCCAGATCAACCGCGCCTTCGACCAGCAGGCCGGCTACCGCACCAAGTCCATGCTCGTCGTGCCAATGAAGACCCAGAAGGACGAGATCATCGGCGTGCTGCAGCTCATCAACTGCAAGGCCGAGCGCGCCGTGCGGTTTGCGTCGCCGGCGGCGATCGAGCATGCCGCGCTCCCCTTCTCGCCGGGCTCCCAGGACCTGGCCTCCTCGCTCGCGTCCCAGGCGGCCGTGGCCCTCGAGAACAGCCGGCTCTACCAGAACATCCAGGCGCTCTTCGAAGGCTTCGTCAAAGCCTCCGTCGTCGCCATCGAGTCGCGCGATCCCACCACGTCGGGGCACTCCTTCCGCGTGGCGGACCTGACCGTGGGGTTCGGCGAAGTGCTGGACCGGGTCGAGACCGGGCCCTACGCGAGCGTGCGGTTCACGCCCGACGAGATGAAGGAGATCCGCTACGCCTCGCTCCTCCACGACTTCGGCAAGGTGGGAGTCAGGGAGGAGGTCCTCGTCAAGGCCAAGAAGCTCCTGCCGGGCCATCTCGAGGTGATCAAGCAGCGCGTCGAGATCATCAGGCGGGGGATCGAGCTCAGGTACGGCCAGAAGAAGATCGAGTACCTCCTGGACAAGGGACGGGAGCAGTTCCTCGACCAGTTCCGCGCCTACGACGCCGAGCTGGCCGGGTTCCTGGAAGAGCTGGACGGCTACCTCCGGACCGTCCTGACCGCGAACGAGCCGAGCGTGATGCCGGAAGACTTCGCCTCGGCGGTCCAGCAGCTCGCGCTCAAGGGCTTCGAGGACCACGTGGGACGCGCGCTGAGCGTGGTCACCCCCCAGGAGGTCCGGATCCTGTCCATCCCCAAGGGCAGCCTGACCGAGGAGGAGCGCAGGCAGATCGAGTCCCACGTCGTCCACACCTTCCAGTTCCTGGCCCAGATCCCCTGGACCAAGGAGTTCAAGCGCGTCCCCGAGATCGCCCGCTCCCACCACGAAAAGCTGAACGGCTCCGGGTATCCCTACGGCATCAAGGCCGACGCGATCCCGCTGCCGTCCAAGATGATGACGATCTCGGACATCTACGATGCGCTGACCGCTGCCGACCGGCCCTACAAGAAGGCCGTCCCCG
Above is a window of Candidatus Rokuibacteriota bacterium DNA encoding:
- a CDS encoding GAF domain-containing protein; amino-acid sequence: MADRLLYFRGSAAARLADRLPEMYERVPLSATPPDRADIGPSAVLLVDANANHVARALALRAANPTLELIVVGDPDNLPAIPSDQIYAYVTRRASTLSLAKTVANAFAHIRLRQEQEQTRTDLARLTTELQELNDIGIRLSAERDTDALLELILTKAREITRSDAGSLYLVEEDEAGNRRLRFKLAQNDSIQVPFREFTMPISSQSVAGHVALTGQILNLEDAYFPPPGSPFQINRAFDQQAGYRTKSMLVVPMKTQKDEIIGVLQLINCKAERAVRFASPAAIEHAALPFSPGSQDLASSLASQAAVALENSRLYQNIQALFEGFVKASVVAIESRDPTTSGHSFRVADLTVGFGEVLDRVETGPYASVRFTPDEMKEIRYASLLHDFGKVGVREEVLVKAKKLLPGHLEVIKQRVEIIRRGIELRYGQKKIEYLLDKGREQFLDQFRAYDAELAGFLEELDGYLRTVLTANEPSVMPEDFASAVQQLALKGFEDHVGRALSVVTPQEVRILSIPKGSLTEEERRQIESHVVHTFQFLAQIPWTKEFKRVPEIARSHHEKLNGSGYPYGIKADAIPLPSKMMTISDIYDALTAADRPYKKAVPVERALDILNYERKAGLIDPVLLDLFIEAKIFERTRSRG
- a CDS encoding aminotransferase class V-fold PLP-dependent enzyme, giving the protein MDWARLWALDRDVAFLNHGSYGACPLAVLDAQQRLRERLERQPVGFLGRELERLLDAARAELAALVGADARDLAFVPNATAGTNAVLRSLRFEPGDELLTTDHAYNACRNAIEFAAGRAGARVVVAPVPFPIDGPDRVVEAVLQHVTPRTRLAVLDHVTSPTGLIFPIARLVAELAGRGVDTLVDGAHAPGMLPLDVRAIGAAYYTGTCHKWLCAPKGAAFLYVRRDAQPAIRPLAISHGANSPRTDRPRFHLEFDWTGTDDPTPYLCVPEAVRFMGSLLPGGWPALMARNRTVALDARATLCETLGAPLPCPDAMIGSLAALPLPDGSSVPPVPRAGRDPLQAALLERFSIEVPIMAWPRPPRRLIRISAQLYNSAADYQRLARALAELLGS